One genomic window of Verrucomicrobiia bacterium includes the following:
- a CDS encoding LamG-like jellyroll fold domain-containing protein translates to MKIGNWIKGCFLILLCLTQGRILAQSNPPTPPMPPPGRVLDAWEFQTTNWVSFFRDEPLSFSNLSLTADWAGNGLLLDSSNSAYLNYAIVATNGWTNISLLNGSLELWFSGDWNSSDGIGNWGTLLEAGTWNTNATLRTGAWGIYLSPDGSNIYFSSQTTNSGTNYLNAPISWNAGDWHYLTVTYSPTNSALYLEGTLVSSGAGVATNLSVGSNSFSIGSDGNGTGLLQARGVFNNLITYNYQLDPETISNNYAYDSQSVYPLPSSGGGFHHDSTGPPPIPGGGSNSLDDLDPGPGFSSRVYGTNDFYLQALPLGTNSFNNNTNDITVLLHGTLSAVAYEIWSTTNLQAGMTDWVLETNVIGFPNTNVTVAIIPMGNRPTLYFKAVSFLDTDQGGLPDWWQLKYFGRLGVDPYADPDGDGWNNLQEYVNGSNPNSPDGPPPPQNAFEELDPSGTNVIISWAGSPGPITGYDINSLGYGDLGSVSSLTFTNSDLYASYDIPVGYTISATSSYGSSIGSVVVADNYLWKQINLIRGPQGQLYLTIISPATNLATVRIFGYADGQSTFDATFPSFDVPITAFTNGIAALPTNSTDIAFAYTAVYARGISSTGDYSNPSFFYLDSSSWLAETGTTSHSDFPNASTEMKQNIQFLLRAATVGSAFNCDTGNADFVNRQISYSPYFTSSANDYVYSGFRNYTVYDAMLPAEQNFIFNNFVYNSSFGKGIYYPPAGDFDDSLIGWGGTGVSFLDTTTETNHIAFDPPFLFSGYTNPIQSALGINSSPYNIFDRDLVITNDVTGGFADVGITPHLNGTLQMSSGVRNIYGLTINSILVLNSNRSVTLSAGSEIGPLDTNQPSCLFLNAAIPSLETVSYYFNQSENIGSNPGEGSFSNASETQLFMLGCGQSMLVAGWAKQAVTNGYSGVYAYLQQYFDKAYVADTNGVATSTQTGILSPFGDFYATQPGPAALVTLPDSDTGQRGTNIIHVVKLQFDVNHDGQMDLSLTGPDNTSPDHPYVFWVNNNYDRFKLDKDDDAYYQDDLDPVDINALPVQQRVPDFAYSTNGLPSIPCTRDLEDYARLWIPGLTSLLQAASTNYTIRLSGYGIRIYSAVESDGGTNYLSDSTTANAQVSDSSSLYLGTLDGSSHIILSGRTNLTEHFIFCGIGATTSYVVLEAVDGNGNVIGQATAYIQLVDIKNLYERWTVGERAQFPPTNIVQCSVDDLPPGQNVGFQYPYNPAVDTNKPYILYVHGWNMTTWDKDRFAETAFKRLYWQGYQGRFGAFRWPTGNGFIGAGSLATNLTEKDNYDSSEFNAWQSASGLTNLLTSLNGKYPSRVYLLAHSMGNIVASEALRLSGGQVVNTYVASQGAISAHTYDTNAAIYSFSYPPFSSSPDTPNIYGNWFAGLNGSGAGRIINFYNTNDYALARPHWQLNQLFKPDQDVLEGTTNWYYGYSGSIGDPPPWNHFYKQTFTGSTVISFNIVASLNDLYEVTAYAAQSYTTALGATSVSHVAANVDLTTLWPSPDPLGNNYGSHFYHSAEFRGDAPPEWNYWHTLLTSPTTGFNISNP, encoded by the coding sequence ATGAAGATTGGAAATTGGATAAAGGGGTGTTTTTTAATTTTGCTCTGTCTCACGCAAGGTCGGATTCTTGCTCAATCAAATCCGCCGACTCCTCCCATGCCACCGCCAGGCCGAGTGCTGGACGCGTGGGAATTTCAAACCACCAATTGGGTTAGTTTCTTTCGCGATGAGCCGCTCTCCTTTTCCAATCTTTCTCTCACAGCCGATTGGGCCGGAAACGGCCTTCTTCTGGATTCCTCAAATTCCGCGTATCTCAACTACGCAATCGTGGCAACAAATGGGTGGACAAATATTTCCTTGCTCAACGGTTCTCTTGAATTGTGGTTTTCAGGAGACTGGAATTCGAGCGACGGCATCGGCAATTGGGGCACCTTACTCGAAGCTGGAACTTGGAACACCAACGCGACCCTGAGAACCGGAGCATGGGGTATATATCTTTCGCCGGACGGATCGAATATTTACTTTTCGTCCCAAACCACAAATTCCGGCACCAATTATTTAAACGCCCCGATCTCTTGGAATGCCGGCGATTGGCACTATTTGACCGTCACATATTCTCCTACGAACTCCGCCTTATATTTAGAAGGCACCCTCGTCTCCAGTGGAGCGGGAGTTGCTACGAACTTATCGGTCGGAAGCAACTCTTTTTCAATCGGAAGCGACGGAAACGGCACTGGCCTCCTCCAAGCACGAGGAGTTTTCAACAACCTTATCACCTATAATTATCAGCTTGATCCTGAGACGATCTCCAACAACTACGCCTACGATTCACAGAGTGTTTATCCTTTGCCGTCGAGCGGCGGCGGCTTTCATCATGACTCAACCGGACCACCGCCCATCCCTGGTGGTGGAAGCAACTCATTAGACGATTTAGACCCCGGCCCTGGATTTTCTTCGCGGGTTTATGGAACAAATGATTTTTATCTCCAAGCGCTTCCTTTGGGAACGAATTCTTTCAATAATAACACAAATGATATAACCGTATTGCTTCATGGAACCCTCTCTGCTGTCGCTTACGAAATTTGGAGCACAACGAATTTGCAGGCAGGAATGACTGATTGGGTCTTGGAGACAAATGTCATCGGGTTCCCCAATACAAATGTAACGGTGGCGATCATTCCGATGGGAAATAGGCCTACATTGTATTTCAAAGCCGTTTCGTTTTTGGATACGGATCAAGGCGGATTGCCTGATTGGTGGCAGCTAAAATATTTCGGCCGTTTAGGCGTTGACCCTTACGCCGATCCCGACGGTGATGGGTGGAATAATCTGCAAGAATACGTAAACGGCAGCAATCCTAATTCGCCTGATGGTCCGCCTCCGCCGCAAAATGCTTTTGAGGAACTCGATCCGAGCGGGACAAATGTCATCATTTCTTGGGCCGGAAGTCCGGGGCCGATTACGGGCTATGACATAAATAGTTTAGGATATGGCGATCTTGGTTCCGTGAGTTCACTGACATTCACCAATTCTGACTTATATGCCTCCTATGATATTCCCGTCGGATACACTATTTCCGCAACTTCCTCTTATGGATCATCAATAGGTTCAGTCGTTGTCGCGGACAATTATTTGTGGAAGCAAATCAATCTCATCCGAGGGCCTCAAGGGCAACTGTATCTCACCATAATCAGCCCGGCGACCAATCTCGCTACGGTTCGTATTTTCGGATATGCGGACGGACAAAGCACATTCGACGCTACCTTTCCTTCTTTTGACGTTCCGATAACCGCCTTCACAAACGGAATTGCCGCACTGCCGACAAATAGCACTGACATTGCATTTGCTTATACTGCCGTATATGCTCGTGGAATCAGTAGCACCGGAGATTATAGCAATCCATCATTTTTTTATCTTGATAGCTCTTCTTGGTTGGCAGAAACCGGCACAACGTCGCATAGTGACTTTCCGAACGCCTCTACGGAGATGAAGCAAAACATCCAATTTTTATTGAGGGCGGCTACTGTAGGTAGTGCATTTAATTGCGATACAGGGAACGCAGATTTTGTTAATCGTCAAATCAGTTATTCACCTTACTTCACGAGCAGCGCAAATGACTACGTTTATTCCGGATTTAGGAATTATACGGTTTATGATGCAATGCTGCCGGCCGAACAGAATTTCATATTCAATAATTTTGTATATAATTCTTCGTTTGGAAAGGGCATATATTATCCGCCTGCTGGCGATTTTGATGACAGCTTAATCGGATGGGGCGGCACCGGAGTGTCCTTTTTAGACACAACGACCGAAACGAATCACATTGCTTTCGATCCGCCCTTTCTTTTCAGTGGATACACAAATCCGATCCAATCAGCGCTCGGGATTAATAGCTCTCCGTATAATATTTTCGACCGCGACTTGGTCATCACGAACGATGTAACGGGCGGATTTGCGGATGTTGGGATCACGCCGCATCTGAACGGGACTTTGCAGATGTCGAGCGGGGTGCGTAACATTTATGGGTTGACGATCAATAGCATTTTAGTCCTAAACAGCAATCGGTCGGTTACTCTTTCTGCCGGTTCGGAAATAGGCCCACTCGATACGAATCAACCGTCTTGTTTGTTCCTGAACGCAGCGATTCCAAGTCTTGAAACCGTAAGCTATTATTTCAATCAAAGTGAAAACATTGGCAGCAATCCGGGAGAGGGCAGTTTTTCAAATGCTTCGGAAACCCAATTGTTTATGTTAGGCTGCGGACAATCAATGTTGGTGGCGGGGTGGGCAAAGCAGGCCGTCACGAACGGCTATTCCGGCGTGTATGCTTATTTACAGCAGTATTTCGACAAAGCTTATGTGGCAGATACTAATGGTGTCGCTACTTCTACTCAGACTGGCATTTTGTCTCCCTTTGGCGATTTTTACGCTACTCAACCGGGACCTGCGGCGCTTGTGACATTACCAGACAGTGACACCGGGCAACGAGGAACGAATATAATCCATGTGGTCAAATTACAATTCGATGTGAACCATGACGGGCAAATGGATTTATCTCTGACAGGGCCAGACAATACGTCGCCCGATCACCCTTACGTTTTTTGGGTCAACAATAATTACGACAGATTTAAACTTGATAAGGACGATGACGCATATTATCAGGACGATCTTGATCCTGTGGACATAAATGCGTTGCCGGTTCAACAGCGGGTTCCTGATTTTGCATATTCCACGAATGGATTGCCTTCGATACCGTGCACACGAGACCTCGAAGATTACGCGCGACTATGGATTCCTGGTTTGACCTCGCTTTTACAAGCAGCCTCCACTAATTACACGATTCGCTTGAGTGGCTACGGAATAAGGATTTATTCAGCGGTAGAAAGCGACGGAGGAACAAATTATTTGAGCGACAGCACCACCGCTAATGCTCAAGTCTCGGACTCGTCCTCATTGTATCTTGGCACGCTTGATGGCTCATCCCATATTATTTTAAGTGGACGAACGAATTTAACTGAGCACTTTATTTTCTGCGGCATCGGAGCAACGACCAGCTATGTGGTGTTGGAAGCCGTTGATGGAAACGGGAATGTAATTGGTCAGGCCACGGCATATATCCAACTGGTGGATATCAAAAACTTGTATGAACGATGGACAGTGGGAGAACGTGCTCAATTCCCGCCGACCAACATTGTTCAATGTTCAGTTGACGATCTGCCTCCTGGTCAAAATGTCGGTTTCCAATATCCATACAATCCCGCTGTGGACACGAACAAGCCCTACATCCTTTACGTCCACGGTTGGAACATGACGACGTGGGATAAGGACCGCTTTGCTGAAACTGCCTTCAAGCGATTGTATTGGCAGGGATACCAAGGCAGATTTGGTGCGTTCCGCTGGCCGACAGGAAATGGGTTTATCGGGGCTGGTTCTCTCGCCACTAACCTCACGGAAAAAGACAATTACGACAGCAGCGAGTTCAACGCTTGGCAGTCTGCATCCGGTTTGACAAATCTTTTAACCTCCTTAAATGGGAAATATCCTAGCCGCGTATATCTTCTGGCTCACAGCATGGGCAATATCGTGGCGAGCGAGGCGTTGCGACTGTCCGGCGGACAAGTGGTCAATACTTACGTTGCGAGCCAAGGGGCGATTTCGGCGCACACCTACGATACGAATGCTGCCATTTACTCATTTTCTTATCCTCCTTTTTCGTCTTCACCCGACACGCCCAATATTTACGGGAATTGGTTTGCTGGACTCAATGGCAGCGGAGCAGGGCGTATCATCAATTTTTACAACACTAATGATTATGCTCTGGCGCGCCCCCATTGGCAGCTTAATCAGTTATTTAAGCCAGACCAAGACGTGCTTGAAGGCACTACGAACTGGTATTACGGATATAGCGGAAGCATCGGTGACCCGCCGCCGTGGAATCATTTTTATAAGCAAACATTCACCGGGAGCACAGTGATCAGTTTCAACATTGTCGCGAGCCTGAATGATCTTTACGAAGTCACTGCTTATGCAGCGCAATCCTACACGACGGCGTTGGGCGCAACCTCCGTAAGCCATGTGGCTGCAAATGTTGATTTAACGACTCTTTG